The following proteins are encoded in a genomic region of Gimesia algae:
- a CDS encoding outer membrane protein assembly factor BamB family protein → MPFPVTRLTAFVCCSLFSGLLFLSSAAAEDWPTWRKDARRTATTDEQLANDLHLQWRRQLKPLKPAWPEDPRIQFDAHYEPVIAGQTLFVSSSRNDSVSAFDLKTGQQQWQYFANGPVRFAPLVAGKNVYFSADDGCFYCLNAADGKLNWKFQAAPNARKALANERLSSVWPIRGGAVLSEGKIYFTCGVWPFEGTFLYTLNAETGEAVSKPEHEIKTLTDVTPQGYLVKNENKLLIPCGRSVAACLDLKTDQFITHKYGNRVTNYHVSSVGPYIFHGGSSFRMDTSQDLGVDARFPVLTEEIVYFGRAGNVVAYDLKNLKTVESKDRRGKVVKKKVLNQLWSLPIPPQQKLPQAEWEAWVKAHPVQLDLKAGNRLYGHQGEMIFALDLAKDGKAADISWTQSITGTPATMIAANGALVVVTEAGDLLCFGGKPMKPLTFSAQKRELSAQQDAWTEKTSQLLSLTQPGAGYGLVLGTGSGRLLEELIDQSKLTLIAVEPDAQKVATLRTKYDAAGLLGTRVVIHQGNPLTFELPAYMAELIVSEDLSALGGSLNADTWKTVYKSLRPYGGTSCLNLGETEYVQLATTVEEKRLPRAELKQAEGFTLLTRVGALPGSANWTHEYGDASNTLMSRDELVKAPLGVLWFGGPAGHGDLFYNRHDWGPSMAVIEGRMFLQGPGKLTAVDVYTGRILWMIPLEETPEDSPGRRGQSYDGKLVGHHFIALEDSIYLVTSQNTCVRLDPATGKTLAEMTLPHADDRWGRIRIHEDLLLTSVFRTSKKIGEKYGLLPLELVALNRHTGEVIWTHKAQMSFPVVSLSGDRIYVYDGALENFYGDWKRRGKIPNALAERFIKAIDLKTGKLIWEHQTDVVGTWLSYSDQKDVMLVTNRDGISAFRGKDGSELWKKYSTGQGFRGHPETLWDKVIIWNDRILDQRGPGLSYDLETGEPILRTNPITGKPIPWEFTKAGHHCNYAIASPHLMTFRASSAGFCDIDSANTSRLEGFRTGCRNSLVPANGVLNSPNMAHGCSCGYSLFTSLALTHVPDSEVWSYSALAMNAKEDQVQQLGVNLGAPGDRQAVNGTLWLDYPSVGGSSPVVSLKLSGADLEYYHKHSSFVEEGDLKWVAASGVEGAAALSVTLSPVSTPERSYTVRLYFLEPQDLKPGERVFDVSLQGKPVLPELDVVKAAGGANRAIVREFKGVRCSTSLQVDLTAIKGRTLLSGVEIVVQD, encoded by the coding sequence ATGCCTTTCCCTGTGACGCGTCTTACTGCTTTTGTTTGCTGCAGCCTGTTCAGCGGGCTGCTGTTCCTGTCCTCCGCTGCAGCAGAAGACTGGCCGACCTGGCGGAAAGATGCACGGCGGACGGCAACCACAGACGAGCAACTCGCGAACGACCTGCATCTCCAGTGGAGACGGCAACTGAAGCCGCTCAAGCCGGCCTGGCCTGAAGATCCCCGCATCCAGTTTGACGCTCACTACGAACCGGTGATCGCCGGACAGACCTTGTTCGTCAGCTCGTCGCGTAATGACAGTGTGAGCGCCTTTGACCTCAAGACCGGCCAACAACAGTGGCAGTATTTCGCGAATGGCCCGGTCCGATTCGCGCCGCTGGTTGCGGGCAAGAATGTTTACTTCTCAGCCGACGATGGCTGTTTTTATTGTCTGAATGCAGCAGACGGAAAACTGAACTGGAAATTCCAGGCGGCCCCGAACGCGCGGAAAGCGCTCGCGAATGAACGGCTCTCTTCGGTCTGGCCGATTCGTGGGGGCGCTGTATTATCTGAGGGTAAAATTTATTTCACCTGTGGCGTGTGGCCGTTCGAGGGGACCTTTCTCTACACGCTGAATGCAGAAACAGGAGAAGCGGTTTCTAAGCCAGAACATGAAATCAAAACATTGACGGATGTGACACCCCAGGGTTACCTGGTCAAGAATGAAAATAAGCTGCTGATTCCCTGTGGCCGTTCGGTCGCTGCCTGTCTTGATTTGAAAACGGATCAGTTCATCACACATAAATATGGAAACCGGGTAACCAATTATCATGTCTCTTCTGTCGGCCCCTACATTTTTCATGGCGGTTCTTCTTTTCGAATGGACACCAGCCAGGATCTGGGAGTGGATGCCCGTTTTCCCGTGTTGACGGAAGAAATTGTCTATTTTGGCAGAGCCGGCAATGTGGTTGCCTACGATCTGAAAAATCTGAAGACAGTGGAATCAAAAGACCGCCGTGGTAAAGTTGTTAAGAAAAAAGTGCTCAATCAGCTCTGGAGTCTGCCCATCCCTCCACAGCAGAAGCTGCCTCAAGCGGAATGGGAAGCCTGGGTCAAAGCACATCCGGTGCAGCTTGATTTGAAAGCCGGCAATCGTTTGTATGGCCATCAGGGTGAGATGATTTTCGCGCTGGATCTGGCAAAAGATGGCAAAGCCGCTGACATTAGCTGGACACAATCCATCACCGGCACACCAGCCACCATGATTGCCGCGAATGGTGCACTGGTCGTCGTGACCGAAGCAGGCGACCTGCTTTGTTTCGGAGGCAAACCAATGAAACCACTTACGTTTTCTGCACAGAAACGCGAATTGAGTGCACAACAGGATGCCTGGACCGAAAAAACCAGCCAGTTGCTCTCACTGACACAGCCCGGCGCTGGCTATGGTCTTGTGCTGGGAACCGGTAGCGGGCGTCTGCTGGAAGAACTGATCGATCAATCAAAGCTGACGCTGATTGCAGTCGAGCCGGATGCACAAAAAGTGGCAACGCTGCGGACGAAATACGATGCGGCAGGTCTGCTGGGAACACGGGTCGTCATACACCAGGGCAATCCGCTCACATTTGAACTTCCCGCTTACATGGCGGAACTGATCGTCTCCGAAGATTTAAGCGCGCTGGGTGGGTCGCTGAATGCAGATACCTGGAAGACGGTTTACAAATCGTTGCGTCCCTATGGCGGGACCTCCTGTCTGAACCTGGGTGAAACAGAATACGTACAGTTGGCGACCACGGTGGAGGAGAAGCGTCTGCCTCGCGCGGAACTCAAGCAAGCGGAAGGTTTCACACTGTTGACCCGCGTCGGTGCCCTGCCCGGTTCTGCAAACTGGACCCACGAGTACGGGGATGCCTCGAACACACTGATGTCCCGCGATGAACTGGTGAAAGCACCGCTGGGCGTGCTTTGGTTTGGCGGACCTGCGGGCCACGGCGACCTGTTTTACAACCGTCATGACTGGGGCCCCAGTATGGCGGTGATCGAAGGACGAATGTTTCTGCAGGGACCCGGAAAATTAACGGCCGTTGATGTCTATACCGGGCGGATTCTATGGATGATCCCTCTGGAAGAAACGCCGGAAGACAGCCCGGGACGTCGCGGCCAGAGCTATGACGGAAAACTGGTCGGCCATCATTTCATCGCCCTCGAAGACAGTATTTATCTGGTCACCAGTCAGAACACCTGCGTGAGGCTTGATCCGGCAACAGGGAAAACGCTGGCCGAGATGACCCTGCCCCATGCTGATGACCGCTGGGGACGCATCCGTATACATGAAGACCTGCTGTTAACGTCGGTTTTCCGGACTTCAAAAAAGATTGGTGAAAAGTACGGCTTACTCCCGCTGGAACTGGTGGCGCTCAACCGCCACACCGGGGAAGTCATCTGGACACACAAGGCACAGATGAGTTTTCCCGTCGTCTCTTTGAGTGGAGACCGGATTTATGTTTATGATGGCGCGTTGGAAAACTTTTATGGGGACTGGAAACGCCGCGGTAAAATTCCCAATGCGCTGGCGGAACGATTTATTAAAGCGATCGATTTGAAAACCGGTAAATTGATCTGGGAACATCAGACGGACGTCGTGGGAACCTGGCTCTCCTATAGCGATCAGAAAGATGTGATGCTGGTTACCAACCGCGATGGGATCTCAGCCTTTCGCGGCAAAGATGGTTCGGAACTCTGGAAAAAATATTCGACCGGCCAGGGATTTCGCGGGCATCCTGAAACGCTGTGGGATAAGGTCATCATCTGGAACGACCGCATTCTGGACCAGCGCGGTCCCGGACTGTCTTATGATCTGGAAACCGGCGAGCCGATTCTGCGTACGAATCCGATCACCGGCAAACCGATTCCGTGGGAGTTCACCAAGGCGGGACATCACTGCAATTACGCGATTGCCAGCCCGCACCTGATGACTTTCCGCGCGAGCTCCGCCGGGTTCTGCGATATCGACAGTGCGAATACCTCGCGCCTGGAAGGCTTCCGTACCGGTTGTCGCAACAGCCTGGTACCGGCGAACGGCGTGCTCAATTCACCGAACATGGCACATGGCTGCAGTTGTGGTTACTCGCTGTTTACTTCCCTGGCACTGACCCATGTACCGGATTCGGAGGTCTGGAGTTATAGTGCGCTGGCGATGAACGCCAAAGAGGATCAGGTGCAGCAGTTGGGTGTCAACCTGGGTGCGCCCGGCGATCGTCAGGCAGTGAACGGCACACTCTGGCTGGACTACCCCAGCGTGGGAGGCTCCTCGCCTGTGGTCTCACTCAAACTCAGCGGCGCTGATCTGGAGTACTATCACAAGCATTCGTCTTTTGTTGAAGAAGGCGATTTGAAATGGGTGGCCGCCTCGGGAGTGGAAGGAGCAGCCGCATTGTCAGTAACACTTTCACCGGTTTCCACGCCGGAACGCAGTTATACGGTCCGGCTTTATTTTCTGGAGCCCCAGGATCTGAAGCCGGGCGAACGTGTGTTCGACGTGAGTCTTCAGGGGAAACCGGTACTGCCGGAACTGGATGTCGTCAAAGCAGCCGGCGGCGCGAACCGGGCGATCGTCCGGGAATTCAAGGGCGTTCGCTGCTCAACCAGTCTGCAAGTGGATCTGACTGCGATCAAAGGCCGAACACTGTTGTCGGGCGTGGAA
- a CDS encoding PadR family transcriptional regulator — MRIERELMRGAGPVAVLKLLEEGAKYGYELVEALSEQTGGVLDMGQSTLYPLLYNLQSQGLIRPSWQESESGRKRKYYSLTAKGKKRLAKDTAQWVAVASAMQNLGILSGAPPKLQGGEA, encoded by the coding sequence ATGCGCATCGAACGCGAACTGATGCGGGGTGCCGGCCCGGTAGCGGTTTTGAAGCTGCTGGAAGAGGGCGCGAAATATGGTTATGAGCTCGTGGAGGCACTCTCCGAACAGACGGGTGGCGTGCTTGACATGGGGCAGTCCACGCTCTATCCACTGCTCTATAATCTGCAGTCACAGGGACTGATCCGTCCCAGCTGGCAGGAATCGGAGAGCGGCCGCAAACGCAAATATTATTCGCTCACTGCCAAAGGCAAAAAACGACTGGCAAAAGATACCGCCCAATGGGTCGCCGTCGCTAGCGCCATGCAGAATCTGGGCATCTTGTCGGGCGCACCACCCAAATTACAGGGAGGGGAAGCATGA
- a CDS encoding DUF1700 domain-containing protein translates to MNAVSALEPKWKQILHTPMSHLLRGRITGPQEPLEQLDTSDFPDNLVEVIREITDHLDGRLRWNVALRLAKSCSALLREGCAATQLVEQLSEPESIAALIRATRRIDWILNAPLPARLWPTVERIVVNQRVNSRAARQMLNRVCQTLQWQLDGGRTLEEIASQCGDAVALSGLVYETHSLGELLEYRLPESIMSVVLDVVQKSRLWPAEKRDVARELCAHFADGIDQGESETALIESFGAPKTAAKLIRRARLRNRPFHWRARRRAWQTAIVMLMIVLVPWSVVTVRLIVARPTIKFDMIQQLDDQSRTIPREERAWPLYLQGLSMSTKVDRIKSAKLNLAGMSEGPASKDWPDVKKYLKSHSQQIDMYLQAASRPALGFVNRPQANDFDEFRELNRPYELNPPGNTDFNISIPQADALRGNVIPQLTGAIHLAAEEGNAERCLQLLLARINVVEHFRQSSPWAIIQSSANGEAGRSALLAAQIVETYPKLFNDQQLKILFQKLQQMPIPPLNLIEPREQDIQNLLQHTYTDDGNGAGRFTVHGFQILKTLAGSSSEKRRLLLSTIPSLVSQDPREPDRSSWIPFQVKSGFLAMQIADRKEMRRELQYLNQLLSEAITNATPESEDAYSGEYQRLMDSPELRLKYLPAFLLMSPLESYNYMNFHKHSVTQRAEALVMLAADMYRREHGRYPESLQELVPDYFSEIPVDPQTGKPLRYQIKEGRPVVEAPNLPETTDD, encoded by the coding sequence ATGAACGCAGTCTCCGCCTTAGAACCCAAATGGAAACAGATTCTGCACACGCCGATGTCACATCTGCTCCGTGGACGGATCACCGGTCCTCAAGAGCCCCTGGAACAGCTTGATACGAGTGACTTTCCTGATAATCTGGTCGAGGTGATCCGGGAAATCACAGATCATCTGGACGGACGCCTGCGCTGGAACGTCGCGTTACGGCTGGCTAAATCCTGTAGTGCGCTGCTGCGCGAAGGTTGTGCAGCAACCCAGTTGGTCGAACAGTTGAGTGAACCGGAAAGTATCGCCGCCCTGATCCGCGCGACGCGCAGAATCGACTGGATATTAAACGCCCCTTTGCCCGCCCGTCTATGGCCCACCGTCGAACGCATCGTCGTTAATCAGCGTGTTAATTCACGCGCCGCCCGCCAGATGCTCAACCGCGTCTGTCAGACTCTGCAGTGGCAGTTGGACGGCGGCCGCACGCTTGAAGAAATCGCCAGCCAGTGTGGAGACGCTGTCGCTTTAAGCGGCCTGGTTTATGAAACGCATTCGCTGGGAGAACTGCTGGAATATCGTCTACCCGAATCAATAATGTCGGTCGTACTGGATGTCGTACAGAAATCGCGACTCTGGCCGGCAGAAAAACGGGATGTCGCCCGCGAACTGTGTGCGCACTTCGCCGATGGAATCGATCAGGGAGAAAGTGAAACAGCGTTGATCGAATCGTTCGGCGCTCCCAAAACCGCTGCGAAGCTCATCCGCCGCGCACGTCTGCGGAATAGACCGTTCCACTGGCGCGCCCGCCGCCGCGCCTGGCAGACAGCGATCGTCATGTTGATGATTGTTCTGGTCCCCTGGTCCGTGGTTACCGTTCGATTAATTGTCGCACGACCCACAATCAAGTTCGATATGATTCAGCAACTGGATGATCAGAGCCGCACGATTCCCCGGGAAGAGCGGGCGTGGCCCCTCTATCTGCAGGGGCTCTCAATGTCGACAAAAGTAGATCGAATCAAGTCGGCAAAACTCAATCTTGCCGGGATGTCTGAGGGACCCGCCAGCAAGGACTGGCCTGATGTGAAAAAGTATCTGAAATCTCATTCCCAACAGATCGATATGTATCTTCAAGCAGCCAGCCGTCCCGCACTCGGATTCGTCAATCGACCCCAGGCAAATGACTTCGATGAATTTCGGGAATTAAACAGACCGTATGAACTGAATCCGCCTGGTAATACAGACTTCAACATTTCCATACCGCAAGCTGACGCACTGAGAGGCAATGTCATCCCCCAGTTAACCGGTGCGATTCATCTGGCAGCAGAAGAGGGGAATGCGGAACGCTGTCTGCAACTGCTATTGGCGCGAATCAATGTGGTTGAACATTTCCGACAGTCGAGTCCCTGGGCGATCATCCAGAGTAGTGCAAACGGAGAAGCAGGTCGTAGTGCACTTTTGGCTGCGCAGATCGTAGAGACATATCCGAAACTGTTTAATGATCAGCAGTTGAAGATCCTTTTTCAAAAATTACAGCAAATGCCAATACCGCCACTCAATCTGATTGAGCCCAGAGAACAGGATATCCAAAATCTGCTACAGCATACTTACACAGACGATGGTAACGGCGCGGGCCGATTTACCGTGCATGGCTTCCAGATATTGAAGACACTGGCAGGGAGTTCCTCTGAGAAACGCAGACTGTTGCTCTCCACGATTCCGTCTCTGGTCAGTCAGGATCCAAGGGAACCAGATCGAAGCAGTTGGATTCCGTTTCAGGTCAAGTCAGGTTTCCTGGCGATGCAGATTGCGGATCGCAAAGAGATGCGTCGCGAGCTGCAGTATTTGAACCAGCTCCTGAGTGAGGCGATCACCAATGCAACTCCAGAGTCAGAGGACGCCTACAGTGGAGAATATCAACGCCTGATGGATTCCCCTGAGTTGCGGCTCAAATATCTGCCTGCCTTCTTGTTGATGTCTCCCCTCGAGTCCTACAATTATATGAATTTCCACAAGCATTCGGTGACCCAGCGTGCTGAAGCATTGGTTATGCTTGCAGCCGACATGTATCGCCGTGAGCATGGTCGGTATCCGGAATCATTACAGGAACTCGTTCCCGACTATTTCTCTGAAATTCCCGTCGACCCGCAAACGGGTAAACCGCTGCGTTATCAGATCAAAGAGGGACGCCCGGTCGTCGAAGCGCCGAATTTGCCTGAAACCACAGATGACTGA
- a CDS encoding hybrid sensor histidine kinase/response regulator — protein sequence MDQHGTDWYAAALQNLTDTLIIVSLPKQVMLLNSAAEQLTGWKQSDSHGKAVSEILEFSSKSQALDHSLLLEPVLQSGQTVNIPDRTFLKESHAAEHLVTGRILPVREENGNIIGALYQLHTKSVEQSSHPKLGISEHVLHTFIENAPIAIALFDQQLCYLATSQRWLQDYGLDGEILLGRSHYEVFPEIPEHWKTAHQRALAGSVLRNEECFIRADGSLQWLRWVIQPWHESPGTIGGIVMLTEDITERKSLEEENRKLLEQFAASQKMESIGRLAGGVAHDFNNMLNVILGHVGLGLLDIDAKHPLYDHLVEIRSAAERSAELTEQLLAFASRQVIEPKLLDLNEIIEDMIKMLRRLIGEGIEFVWLPGASLGLVKMDPSQIDQILANLCVNASDAISGIGKITLETRNIEFDEAFCREHPGYLPGKYVQLAVSDSGSGMDQETLKNIFEPFFTTKRAGKGTGLGLATIYGIVKQNKGLTQVSSEVRSGSRFEISLPRQATGEKTRVVKETFETPPGQNEVILLIDDEAMLARTTRDILASLGYQVLTATNPREAIQAAQDFQGTIDLLISDVVMPEMNGKDLFNTLKIIRPELKVLYISGYTVNIIADHGVLKDGIIFLQKPFSRHQLAVKVRQVIEQDDSSDPV from the coding sequence ATGGACCAACATGGTACAGACTGGTATGCAGCGGCATTGCAGAACCTGACTGACACGTTAATTATAGTCAGTCTTCCAAAGCAGGTCATGCTCTTGAACTCTGCCGCTGAACAGTTGACAGGCTGGAAACAGAGTGACTCGCATGGCAAAGCTGTTTCTGAAATCCTGGAGTTCTCCAGTAAGTCTCAGGCGCTCGATCACAGCCTTCTACTGGAACCGGTTCTACAGTCTGGCCAGACAGTGAATATCCCGGACAGGACTTTTCTGAAAGAAAGCCATGCTGCAGAGCATTTAGTTACGGGACGGATTTTACCGGTAAGGGAGGAAAACGGGAACATCATCGGAGCCCTGTATCAGCTGCATACAAAATCTGTTGAGCAGAGTTCTCATCCCAAGCTCGGAATCAGTGAGCATGTGTTACACACCTTCATTGAAAACGCTCCCATCGCGATCGCCTTATTCGATCAGCAACTCTGTTATCTGGCGACGAGCCAGCGCTGGTTGCAGGACTACGGTCTGGACGGTGAGATCCTGCTCGGTCGTTCGCATTATGAAGTTTTCCCTGAAATCCCGGAGCACTGGAAAACCGCGCATCAGCGGGCATTGGCTGGTTCTGTTTTACGTAACGAAGAATGTTTCATTCGCGCGGATGGTTCACTGCAGTGGCTGCGCTGGGTGATCCAGCCCTGGCATGAATCGCCGGGTACCATTGGCGGCATCGTGATGCTGACCGAAGATATCACTGAGCGAAAATCGCTGGAAGAAGAAAACCGGAAATTGCTGGAACAGTTCGCCGCTTCTCAGAAAATGGAATCGATTGGCAGACTGGCCGGTGGGGTGGCCCATGATTTCAATAATATGCTGAATGTCATCTTAGGACATGTCGGCCTGGGACTGCTGGACATTGATGCGAAACATCCCCTGTACGACCATCTGGTGGAAATTCGCAGTGCCGCCGAACGTTCCGCGGAACTGACGGAACAATTACTGGCTTTTGCCAGTCGCCAGGTGATTGAGCCCAAACTACTCGATCTGAATGAAATCATTGAAGACATGATCAAGATGTTGCGGCGGCTGATTGGTGAGGGAATCGAATTTGTCTGGTTGCCGGGTGCTTCCCTGGGACTGGTCAAAATGGATCCCTCGCAAATCGATCAGATCCTGGCGAACCTGTGTGTGAATGCCAGTGACGCAATCTCCGGCATCGGGAAAATTACGCTGGAAACACGTAATATCGAATTTGATGAAGCATTCTGCCGGGAGCATCCGGGTTATCTTCCCGGAAAGTATGTGCAACTGGCGGTCAGTGATAGTGGTAGCGGCATGGACCAGGAGACCTTGAAGAATATTTTTGAACCTTTTTTTACTACCAAAAGAGCGGGAAAAGGAACCGGCCTGGGACTGGCAACCATTTATGGGATTGTTAAACAGAACAAAGGTCTGACTCAGGTCAGCAGTGAAGTCAGAAGTGGTTCGCGATTTGAAATCTCTCTGCCTCGGCAGGCCACAGGGGAGAAAACAAGAGTCGTTAAGGAAACATTTGAAACACCGCCAGGCCAAAACGAAGTCATCCTGCTGATCGATGATGAAGCGATGCTGGCGCGCACCACTCGAGATATTTTGGCATCGCTGGGCTACCAGGTTTTGACGGCGACCAACCCCCGCGAAGCGATACAGGCTGCACAGGATTTTCAGGGAACGATTGATCTGTTGATCTCAGATGTGGTCATGCCGGAAATGAACGGGAAAGATTTATTTAACACGCTGAAGATCATTCGCCCCGAACTGAAGGTCTTATACATCTCCGGCTATACGGTGAATATCATCGCCGATCATGGCGTACTCAAAGACGGGATCATCTTTCTGCAAAAACCATTCAGCCGTCATCAGCTGGCCGTCAAAGTACGACAGGTGATTGAACAGGATGATTCCAGCGACCCTGTTTAA
- a CDS encoding antibiotic biosynthesis monooxygenase family protein → MITVGMNYHVIAGKQESFEEKFASVLTALNGAEGHDNSSLWKDVADDASYMITSEWSDEQAFKDFIQSDAFRAVTNWGKEEILSDRPRHKIYKH, encoded by the coding sequence ATGATCACCGTCGGCATGAATTACCACGTTATTGCAGGGAAACAGGAATCATTTGAAGAAAAGTTCGCCAGCGTGCTTACCGCCTTGAATGGAGCCGAAGGTCATGACAATTCCAGCCTCTGGAAGGATGTCGCCGACGATGCCTCCTACATGATCACCAGCGAATGGTCCGACGAACAGGCGTTCAAAGACTTCATCCAGAGCGATGCCTTCCGCGCTGTCACCAACTGGGGCAAAGAAGAAATCCTCTCCGACCGCCCGCGGCACAAAATTTACAAGCATTAA